Proteins found in one Sardina pilchardus chromosome 3, fSarPil1.1, whole genome shotgun sequence genomic segment:
- the LOC134076454 gene encoding tumor necrosis factor receptor superfamily member 11B-like — protein MTVRNMRPQTTMKIYMFLTASIAWALQPHKYSHRDPVTFELHLCDQCPPGTAVSRHCDGQRRTECSPCPERHFAEQWHWGESCQYCTAVCKEKQLVRQECNATHDQVCECVPGYHLVVEFCVRHTQCLPGSGVTVLGTPESDTACKACPEGYYSSVSSASEPCVPHRNCSMLGYKTLQRGTSTQDVVCENEAVSTECNSLDMQCHTDTLLCEEAIFQFLASPRLASIPLERLLESLPGRRVDWKSVERLKKACSPQQQLLQLLRLWREQNKDQDKLFSIIQGVNVCERKVLRCAGLKNLTLGDLLAVTQSLPGVRVSDEEVRTLVVSCPSQQHILQLLHLWKSRNSERDVGKALAQSLRRLRARGHAVSKRLLKSLKRIARIIGASTMYRLYEKMFFNMIQDSSCFKSKAYND, from the exons GACCACAGACAACGATGAAAATATACATG ttcCTCACGGCCTCCATTGCCTGGGCCCTGCAGCCACATAAGTACTCGCATCGAGATCCGGTCACCTTCGAGCTGCACCTGTGCGACCAGTGCCCGCCCGGCACGGCGGTCAGCCGCCACTGCGACGGGCAGCGCCGCACCGAGTGCAGCCCGTGCCCGGAGCGCCACTTTGCGGAGCAGTGGCACTGGGGCGAGAGCTGCCAGTACTGCACGGCCGTCTGCAAGGAGAAGCAGCTGGTGCGGCAGGAGTGCAACGCCACCCACGACCAGGTGTGCGAGTGCGTGCCCGGCTACCACCTGGTGGTGGAGTTCTGCGTTCGCCACACGCAGTGCCTGCCCGGAAGCGGCGTCACGGTCCTGG GGACGCCAGAGAGTGACACGGCGTGCAAGGCTTGTCCAGAGGGCTATTATTCTAGTGTATCGTCGGCCTCAGAGCCCTGCGTCCCCCACCGCAACTGTAGCATGCTCGGCTACAAGACCCTCCAACGCGGAACAAGCACGCAGGACGTGGTCTGTGAGAACGAAGCTGTCTCCACCGAGTGCAACTCCCTGGACATGCAGTGCCACACAG aCACCCTGCTGTGCGAGGAGGCGATCTTCCAGTTCCTGGCGTCCCCGCGCCTGGCCTCCATCCCGCTGGAGCGGCTGCTGGAGAGCCTGCCGGGCCGGCGCGTGGACTGGAAGAGCGTGGAGCGGCTGAAGAAGGCCTGCAGcccgcagcagcagctcctgcagctcctgcgCCTGTGGAGGGAGCAGAACAAGGACCAGGACAAGCTCTTCAGCATCATCCAAG GAGTGAACGTGTGCGAGAGGAAGGTGCTGCGCTGCGCCGGGCTGAAGAACCTGACGCTGGGCGACCTGCTGGCCGTGACGCAGAGCCTGCCGGGCGTGCGCGTGAGCGACGAGGAGGTGCGCACGCTGGTGGTCTCCTGCCCCTCGCAGCAGCACATCCTGCAGCTGCTGCACCTGTGGAAGAGCCGCAACAGCGAGCGTGACGTGGGCAAGGCCCTGGCGCAGAGCCTGCGCCGGCTCCGGGCCCGCGGCCACGCCGTCTCCAAGCGCCTGCTCAAGAGCCTCAAGCGCATCGCCCGCATCATCGGGGCCTCCACCATGTACCGGCTCTACGAGAAGATGTTCTTCAACATGATTCAGGACAGCTCGTGCTTTAAATCCAAAGCCTATAACGACTAG